In Candidatus Defluviibacterium haderslevense, the following are encoded in one genomic region:
- a CDS encoding gliding motility-associated C-terminal domain-containing protein produces MNFRFLLSLLFCLITVLAYTQPSYDNCNTPQKIDKIQKYCSKVGEFNNINATPSGYSQATCWVGTSNDVWFSFKAFASDISVTIIGTNRLASPASPGGTLRSIQAALYSGICGGTIAELNCSIDSKAEGILALYEGGLVVGQDYLLRVDGVNGATGTFQLCLNNYFPPAQVEQDCNNATVICNNEPFVTQSVRGCGVNCNEAAGSCLGEGNSSSTSETQSTWYSWIASVDCKLTFVLTPLNPADDIDFAVYELPSGIHNCSDKKLLRCNATAPPCAGPTGLSLTANDTVENFNCNPGEDGFSKYIDMVAGRAYTICINNFTNSGIGFSMDWGGCDFIGPTAAFDVNPRFGLKCETTFTVTDSSFFPSGNIKSRVWNFGKDAIPATSTSIGPHAVNYYSFGEKYITLTIETELGCKVTQVLRIDVEPCCEDLPTLKLLIDSIVDLTCFQSNDGRIVFSGMDGTPYIDADSKEKFYQFSLDGINFAPLKNLSNLAAGTYRLYIQDAHGCTNSIEITINEPPPVVVTPSVDFSKIELGDEVVFSANAQPNNTYTYQWRNRDSIICQDCSFFKDRPYNSGYYVVTATDQNGCIGIDSISVEVIKNYTVHVPNVFSPNRDVINDFFNVIDSKGLAGVDLLQIYDRWGGLIFSSKNINVNDTKSGWDGKSKNKPVNPGVYVYLIQARFIDGTIKTVSGDVTLLL; encoded by the coding sequence ATGAACTTTCGGTTCCTTTTAAGCCTTCTATTTTGTCTAATCACCGTTTTAGCTTATACCCAACCATCATACGATAATTGCAACACCCCTCAAAAAATCGATAAAATTCAAAAATATTGTAGTAAAGTTGGTGAATTTAATAATATCAATGCTACCCCTTCAGGTTATTCCCAAGCGACATGTTGGGTAGGAACTTCAAATGATGTTTGGTTTTCTTTTAAGGCATTTGCTTCGGATATAAGTGTAACGATCATTGGAACAAACAGGCTGGCAAGTCCAGCATCGCCCGGTGGAACGTTGAGATCTATTCAGGCAGCATTGTATTCAGGAATTTGTGGTGGAACGATTGCAGAATTAAACTGTTCTATTGATTCAAAAGCAGAGGGAATTTTAGCTTTGTATGAAGGAGGATTGGTAGTTGGGCAGGACTATTTATTGAGAGTTGATGGAGTGAATGGAGCGACAGGAACTTTTCAATTGTGTCTGAATAATTATTTCCCACCAGCGCAGGTGGAACAGGATTGTAATAATGCAACTGTAATTTGTAACAACGAGCCTTTTGTTACGCAAAGTGTACGTGGATGTGGAGTTAATTGCAATGAAGCTGCTGGCTCTTGTTTAGGTGAAGGAAATAGTAGCAGTACTTCCGAGACTCAGTCTACCTGGTATTCATGGATAGCAAGTGTGGATTGTAAATTGACCTTTGTTTTAACACCATTGAATCCGGCTGATGATATTGATTTTGCAGTCTATGAACTGCCCAGTGGAATACACAATTGTTCCGATAAAAAATTATTGCGGTGTAATGCTACGGCACCTCCTTGTGCTGGCCCCACGGGATTAAGTTTGACGGCAAATGATACCGTTGAAAATTTTAATTGTAATCCTGGAGAAGATGGTTTTTCGAAATATATAGATATGGTTGCAGGAAGGGCTTATACTATTTGTATCAATAATTTTACAAATTCGGGTATAGGATTTTCTATGGATTGGGGTGGATGTGATTTTATTGGGCCAACTGCGGCTTTTGATGTTAATCCCCGGTTTGGTCTCAAGTGTGAAACCACATTTACAGTTACGGATTCCTCTTTTTTTCCAAGTGGAAATATAAAAAGTCGGGTATGGAATTTTGGAAAAGATGCCATTCCTGCTACATCAACGTCGATCGGGCCTCATGCAGTGAATTATTATTCCTTTGGTGAAAAGTATATAACATTAACCATAGAGACTGAGTTGGGATGTAAAGTAACACAGGTACTTAGAATTGATGTTGAGCCATGTTGTGAAGATTTACCTACTTTGAAATTATTGATCGACAGTATTGTCGATTTGACTTGTTTTCAATCCAATGATGGGCGAATCGTATTCAGTGGGATGGATGGAACACCGTATATTGATGCTGATTCTAAAGAAAAGTTTTATCAATTTAGCCTTGATGGGATCAATTTTGCACCATTAAAAAATCTAAGCAATTTAGCAGCCGGAACATATAGACTTTATATTCAAGATGCACATGGATGTACGAATTCTATAGAAATCACGATCAATGAGCCGCCGCCTGTAGTAGTAACGCCAAGTGTTGATTTTTCAAAAATCGAATTGGGGGATGAGGTCGTATTTTCTGCTAATGCCCAACCTAATAATACTTATACTTATCAATGGAGAAATCGTGATTCCATCATTTGTCAGGATTGTTCTTTTTTTAAGGACAGACCCTATAATAGTGGTTATTATGTAGTGACTGCTACCGATCAAAATGGGTGTATAGGTATTGATTCTATTTCTGTAGAAGTTATTAAGAATTATACCGTGCATGTGCCCAATGTTTTTTCCCCAAACAGGGATGTCATCAATGATTTTTTTAATGTAATAGATTCCAAAGGATTAGCTGGAGTTGATTTATTACAAATTTATGATAGATGGGGTGGTCTTATTTTTAGTTCTAAGAATATCAATGTGAATGACACTAAATCTGGTTGGGACGGAAAATCAAAAAACAAACCAGTTAATCCCGGGGTATATGTTTATTTAATTCAGGCTAGATTTATAGATGGCACCATTAAGACCGTTAGTGGTGATGTGACTTTATTATTATGA
- the lptC gene encoding LPS export ABC transporter periplasmic protein LptC yields the protein MMRILFVLSIFCFFICCSDKRIELTDQEAVQLVNKELLNNISLSYSDSGKTVMRITAPEMLRYISGGDSKDEFTKGLTAFFYTNNILNNTLKANYAIRVVQEGKTYLSDQVVLFNDRGEKLETAELIWDERNGKVITDKFFRLTRLDETVQGYGFESDQNFTSVKMKNIEASFPSKKLVGDLNEE from the coding sequence ATGATGAGGATACTTTTCGTTCTATCCATATTTTGTTTTTTTATTTGTTGTTCTGATAAACGAATTGAATTAACGGATCAGGAAGCAGTACAATTGGTGAATAAGGAATTACTCAACAATATATCATTATCGTATAGTGATTCCGGAAAAACAGTAATGCGCATCACAGCTCCAGAAATGTTGCGCTATATTTCAGGGGGTGACTCTAAGGATGAATTTACAAAAGGACTAACTGCTTTCTTTTACACCAATAATATATTAAACAATACATTGAAGGCAAATTATGCCATACGTGTAGTTCAGGAGGGTAAAACTTATCTATCAGATCAAGTTGTTTTGTTCAATGATAGGGGAGAAAAATTAGAAACAGCAGAATTGATATGGGATGAACGCAATGGTAAAGTAATTACTGATAAATTTTTCAGATTAACGCGATTAGATGAAACGGTGCAAGGTTATGGATTCGAATCAGATCAAAATTTCACCAGTGTAAAAATGAAAAATATTGAAGCCAGTTTCCCTTCAAAAAAACTGGTAGGTGATTTAAATGAAGAATAA